CGGTCCATGGTTCCATACCGGGACCGGACCATTCAGGATTGGCCCGAACAACGCACACCCCTAGTGCTGGTTAggaataaatacaaaaaatatttaaaaacttattaattataattaaaaatatcaaaaaaattaaagaaatatcCACGTCATTGCTAGTCACGTCACGTGGACATCCATGTCAATAATTTATGATGAAAATTTACAGGATTGACACAAAtacgaaaggtttatgattgaattgatatcaatgtaaaAGTTTTAGACTGAAggtattaaaagaaaatttataattaatttgacataaatataataaatttatgattttttcatacTTTTCCCATCAAACATGCCCAAAGGAGCTGCAGGGTGCTGCGGACCTTGCACGGCCATGTGAACCGCGCCACGTTTTTAGCTTCAAATCATTCGCGATGTCAATGTtactttggaaaaagaagaagcaaaaggacGAAGAGACATTATTGTCCTCTGAGGACGGGTAGTGGATGGGTGGGAGGGGGAAGGGAAACTTCACCATCGAGTCTTGGGAGCTTCATGTCCGAATAAAACAATGGAAGGACATGCAAGACGCGAAAGGACCAAGATGGTCCTAAGTTCATAAAAATCCAATTCACGACATTAGGGTTACTTtgggaaaaaagcaaaaggataAGCAGACATTATTGTCCTCTAACAAGGACCTGTAGCGGACTGTGGACCTTGCTTGTGTCCAAATGAAACCAGAGGTGGATGTGTCATACGTGAAATGACGATCGATTATCTTAAGTTTTCTTCCAAAATATCGAGTTAAGGGCAGGACCACCGGTGTTATAATGACTGTACGACGCCCATTTTAtgttaaaattttccaaataaaatttAAGTAGCACAACTTTTAAAGAGCAAAGCAAACAGCCGCTGTGTAAACTGCCCTCCTCCAGTGGTCGTGTAAGGTTTTCTATTAAAAGGTACGAGAAAAGTTCCCTTGGTCATCGTTCACAGCCGTCGCTCATAGCCTGACTCCCGTCCATCGCCGGTCCGCAAATCCCTTCACCGGCGGTCCTCTTGTTTTTGCTCACCGGTGACTCCTCAACCTAAAGCCCCTTCcgttttggaccaaaaaataaaaaaacaagctcCTTCCGTCGCTTCTTGTCAATCACATCGGGCTGTTCACACATGTGCCGCTTCCATTCAACTTTTGACCGCTTGGCTTGCTGAGCTGTGATCAACACTCTGGGCCTTCGTCGGTCCCACAGCCATTATTAAAGCTTGGTGTTACGTCAACCTCGCGCTGCAGAGGGCGGGACGACTCCTAGCACGCGCAGGCTCAGCTTTAAGGCCTCAGTGATGGCCAATGGACCCAACTCAACCGGTCTGTCCTATCTTTTGTTTGAGACTCCACACATGTGAACGCCAATATCGAAAAGGAAACGGGAGAGAAGAGAAAGCGGGGAGAGGGATCGTGTGCAACCGTGTGTATGAACGAATTATGGAAATCGGTACAAATTATTTTGCACAGATAACAGCAACAAATATTCTAAACTAATATTAAGAAATAATAACACTAAtagttcctaaattttgacataATATAATGTTgctcatgaacttttaatttattcgatgtggtctctaaactttactTCAATGCGCAATATGatcttctcaaatttttttatttattcaatgtattttttgaacttttattaCATGTTGAATTTAATCCTTAACTATATGAAATTGTTTAATAATATTATTCCAATAGTTCAAGTTCataaattatattaaacaaattaaaagtttggccATCGTACATCTCTATATATATGGTAGCCCTGCAAtggaagcatttttttttcttttttcttcttttgctgacTGTGCATATAATAGAAAATCCAGCGAAAAGAGTATGTATTCCATATGTAGCTTTGACATTCGATTTCTATACTTAAAATAGGTAATGCAGGATAAAATCATAAGATGCTACCGAACGAAAgatataagaaaaaattaacCATTCACCTTTGCGTTTTTATGCCAACCAATCTACAGCTAATCTCTACTTCCTCATATTTATTACAGCTTCGTTCATGggccaaaatttatgtacatatggaatgagaaaaagcaaaacagGATTTGATCATCAACGGCCGAGATTTAGCACTAGAAATCCAGCGAGCGAGTGCAGAATAGGATGGAGGAAGGGGACCGTTGAAGAGCAATCAACGGAGAAAGAAACACCAGCAAATATACGGAAATGTATGATTACGTACTAGTCTTAAACCCGCAAATGTACGGAAATGTATGATTAGGTACTAATCCTAAATCCGCTCCTTATCTGCCATTTAAGAGTGAATGTagtgtcactttttttttttttcattctgaTCATTCTTTAAACGTAATTTTTATCATCTGAGTGTTTTAGATACTTGTTAAGTaattaattaggaaaattttacgATTTCTGATGCATTGAGTTCTCGTGTTATATGGaaattaatgcttgaaaacTTATTCTTGAAACCAACCGTACTTAACAAGTGCACCACGATGGTCGCTAATGATTCGGTCCGAAAAATTTACTGTGgatcctctgttttttttttttttttggtcggatactgTCGATCCTCTGTCACAATGTATAGAAGACGAGCAATAATTTAGTGAATCTAGTATACACATCAAATTGAATTTGGGTTGTCAAATCTAATGAGAGTGAGACCGACGTGAGACCACCCTTTTTCAACGACTCAAATTCACTTCTATGCATATTAGGTTGATGCAACAATTCATCACTGGGACCAATCAAATTGCACGGATTGTTGCCTCAAAGTCCTCTTTCCGGTGTAGCTGCACACGAAGGCAAAAGCCATCTCGCTCTAAACTAGAGTGCTTCAATGCTTAAAAAGTCTTTGGTTCACACCATCATTTCATGCCTGCTGTCCTGAGCGTAAGAACTTTTGTTTCCTCTCCGCTCAGTACACTTTGCTTCAAACCATCTAGCCACTCTTGTTTAATCCTCTGCCGCTCCTGAACCAAGCCATGCCCATCGGAGAGCTCTTTCTTGGCGCCTTCCTTCAGGTGCTGTTTGATAGGTTGGCCTCTCCCCAGCTGCTCAACTTAGCGCGGCGCGAGGGGATCGATAAGCTGCTGAAGAAGTGGGAAAAGAGGCTGAAGAAGATCGACAGGCTGCTGGATGATGCGGAGGACAAGCAACTAACCGGCAATGCTGAAGTGGAGTCGTGGCTCGAAGATCTTAGGAACTTGGCCTATGACATCGACGACTTGCTTGATGAGTTCGCCACAAAATCGGCGGAAAACGAGTCCAAGGCGGAACCCGGCTGTAGCACGGCGCGATCCCTTCTTCCGAGTTGCTGCTTCAAAATGAGCCCGCGTGCATTTATGTTTGATCGCGAAATGAGATTCAAGATAGAAGAGATGGATCAAAGATTAAAGGGGATCATAACTCTGAAAGATGGACTTAACCTGAAAGAGAATGGTGGTCAGCGATCAGCACACGGCAGACTGGACACCACGAGCTTGCCAGAAGCTTGTTTCGTCAGTCGGGTGGACGAAAAAAGGGAGATCCTCAAATTACTGACCGCAGAAGAAAGTGCATATTTGAAAGTGATTCCCATAGTAGGGATGGGGGGTGTTGGGAAGACAGCCCTGGCTCAGCAAGTCTACAATGATGCTAGAGTCACCAAATGTTTCGATGTAAAAGCATGGGCTTGCGTTTCCGATGTTTTCGACCTGCTTGCTGTTACAAAGAAGATCCTTGAGACTGTCCCTGGCCATCTGTCCTGTGAAGGTAAGGGTCTGAATTGGCTTCAGGAGAAGCTCAAGGAACACCTTGCGGGAAAGAAGTTTCTTGTCGTTTTAGACGATATTTGGAACGAGAATTATAACAACTGGactatcctcttgaagcctttccAATGCGGAGCGAAGGGAAGCAAGATCGTCATCACGACTCGGAATTTTCGCGTTGCTGAAATAGCCCGTGCTCCACCCTATACTCTCAAAGTTTTACCAGGAAAGGCTTGTTTGACTTTGTTCGCACTTCATGCTCTTGGAGTCGAAAATTTCGATCAACATCCTGATCTTGAAGAATATGGTCTGAAAATAGTGGAAAAATGCCAAGGGTTGCCATTAGCCGTGAAGACTTTGGCTGGGCTGCTAAGCTTTAAAGTCAGTCGCCAAGAATGGGAAGATGTGTTGAACAGTAAAATTTGGGACCCGCAAGAAGGAAGTAATGACATCCTTCCCGCTTTGAAACTTAGCTATCTCCATCTCCCTTCCAATCTGCGGAGATGTTTCGCTTACTGCTCTATATTTCCCAAAGACTACGAAATCGAACGGGACGAGTTGATTCACTGGTGGATCGCGGAGGGCTTGCTggggggaaaagaaggaaagaaccgTTGGAATAcaggtttgaaatttttcaacgaGCTAGTATCTAGATCATTACTTCAGAAGTCAAGTAGCAGCGAATCACTATTTTTGATGCATGATCTTGTGAATGACCTGGCAAAATCAGTTGCCGGTGCAACCCATTTTAGCTCAGGGGAGCTTGAGGGTGATCAAACTAACGCATCTTTTGCTCGGCATGCCTCATTCATTCCCACCGATTACATTGCGCCAGAAAGATTCAAGATATATCGTCGAATGGGGGGACTGAGGAGCTTCATATCACTAAGGAAGCAATCTGGGGATGATGAAAGGTCCTGTTTGTCCCAGGAAGTGCTATGTGACTTGTTGTTGGCATTAAAGCACTTGAGGGTGCTTTCTTTGAGCTACTATTACATCAGCGAGGTACCGGATTGCATTGGCAGATTGAGGCACCTAAGGCACCTCAATTTGTCATATACTGATATTGAAACGCTTCCAATGTCAATTGCTGCATTGTCCAACCTCGAGTGGTTGGTGTTGCGGGGATGTGACCGGCTTATCAAATTACCCGAAGGTATGGAGAaacttatcaatttgagatttctcGATATTACGGACACTCCGAAATTAGGAGCAATACCGCATATAGGTAATTTGGAGGGTCTTGAAATGTTATCCAATTTTGTAGTGGGAACGGAAAATGGGTCGGGATTGAAGGAGTTAAAAAACCTGAACAACCTTCGAGAGGAATTGTGCATCTCTGATTTGCATATGGTTCAAGAAGCCAAAGATGCCAACGATGCCTGTTTACACACGAAGGAGGGACTATGCCGATTAACCATGCGATGGACTGAAGATTTTGCTGGTTTCCGAAACGAAGAGCTTGAAGCAAAAGTCCTCGACTTTCTTCGCCCTCACCGAAACCTTGAAAATCTTGTGATATTCTACTATGGTGGCCTACAATTCCCATCATGGTTAGGAAGTCCCTCCCATGTTAACATAGTGTGTTTACGTTTACATGGGTGTCGTAGGGCCGAAGCATTACCATCACTCGGGCAGCTATCTTCGCTGAAAGAACTGTACATCGAAGGTTTAAATGCAGTAGTCAGGGTAGGCCCCGATTTTTATGGAAGTAACAGCCCTTTTCCGTCCTTAGTAACTTTGGAGTTCAAGGACATGCCGCTGTGGGAGGACTGGTCTCAATGCGTCGGCACTGAAGAAGTTGGAGTTGCATTTCCCCATCTGGAGCATCTCGTCATTCAGGATTGTCCCAAGTTGAAAGGAAGATTACCTAGTCAACTAAACTCCCTCATAAAGCTCGAAATCGACTCCTGTCCGCACATGGATGCTTCGCCCTCTATCATTAGCCTTCCGTCTCTCAAGGAATTAAGCTTTGGAGGCTGCAACGTGGGGGTGCTGAAGAGGTTCGTAAACCTGACATCTGTAACCGCTCTTGTCATAGAAGATGTTGCTGGGCTAACGTGGTTAAGTCATGGGTTTACAAGCTCCTTGATCAAGCTGGAGATGAAAAGTTGTAAAGAGTTAATGTATTTGTGGCAGGACAGAGATGTGATTCGAGATCTCACTTGTCTAAAGAGCTTAGTCGTCCAAGATTGTCCTGGACTCGTATCTCTTGCAGCTGGAGAAGAAGATACAGAGCTGCCCGTCAAACTCGAGACTATCAGAGTGTGGAGTTGTGACAATTTGGAGAAGCTACCAAGCAAGATGCACGCCCTCTCCTCTCTGAGAGACTTGACCATTAAGTGTCCAAAACTCGTATCATTTCCCGAAACAGGTATACCGACCTCAGTGATAACATTAAGAATCACAGAGTGCAAGATGTTGCAATCTTTACCCATCATAGGAGGATTAAGTAGTCATCCGGAGGAaccaagcagcagcagcagcagtagaAACAACCACGTTGACATGATGTCTCGTCTGCAAGTCTTAACAATCAGCGGATGCGATTCTCTGCCAGCCTCTCCATTCAGCGAGGGTGGATTCTTACCTGCGACCTTGAGGGAACTTCATATTATGAATTGCAGGGGAGTGGAGTCGCTGGCGGAGATAAATGTAGACCGTCTCCAGTCGCTTCAAGAGATTGACATTAGCAATTGCGAGAAATTGAGGAGCTTACCCCAGGACCTGCACACACTGTCCCACCTCACTTCCTTGCAATTGTGGGAATGTCCTACTCTGGAGCTGGAGTGcttccctcctcttcctcccaGCATCTCAAAATTACATCTTTGGGGGTGTCCGAAGATAAAAGCGTTACCTGATCAGTTGCATCGACTCACATGTCTCCGTGATCTGAAAATATCAGGGTGTGAGAGTATCACGCGCTTCCCCGACGGAGGATTGCCGCCCCAGCTACAGAAACTTACGGTTTATAAATGCGGGAATATGAAGCAGCCAGTGAGGGAGTGGCTGACCCCTCTCACCTCCCTTGAAGAACTGTACATCGACGGCAGCAgcattggaggaggaggaggaggagtgggagaggaggaggatctTGTGCGTCGGCTCCCTTCCTCTCTGCTCCATCTCATTCTCGAGGATATGCCTAACCTGGAGAGACTGTCCATCACTCTACCTCCCTCTCTCCGGATATTATGGATCCAGAATTGCCCGAAGCTGAGGGAGTTGCCCAAGGATGAGGATGGCCATGGccatggcctccctccctcccttgaATGGCTCGAGATCGATGGATGTCCGATCCTGGAGGAACGATGCAGGGAACGGACCGGCTGCTATTGGCCCCTCATCCGCCATATCCCATATGTTCGACTCAGTGATACTTGCATATGATGAGTCCATTACTACTTGAAAAGGTCGGAGGTGGTGGGGGTGTGTGTTGGTTGGTTTGTGGACCCAAATCATGTTTGAGGAGGCACGTGCGTGACTGGCAATTGGCATCAGATGAGATCAATACTTGTTGATGTGATTCATTCCCATCTCACTAACTTTGGATTCcttcatttctcttcttctctttttatttgtaaatttatttaaaaatttcttaattgattGATATCGCAAAAAGTAGCGCAATGTTTACTTATTGTCCATccttccctcctttttttttctttttgtggtcaaaataataCAACTGAAGTTTATTATTAAACAGAAACGgattctaattatttttttaatgaggaACGAACGAAATAAAACTCCCAGACCCTGATAAGTCTCGTTACACGGCAGGAGAAAGATTTTGGGGTGGGGGGGATGGGTGGGTTCATTTTGAAGGGAAAATAACCAAAATTAGGTCCTTTAAAAGTAAAGATCTGTTATCCTTTGGTGTCAAATTTTCTCTCCAATAATAAAGAATTGGAGTGTTTTCATAATGTCATTCCCGATTacgaaaagatttttttccttttctttttttgcattcagtcataaacctttcaacttGATCAATACATGATTTTTGTCGGTGcaaacgtggacatttttaaataataatttttttttcctcttttttcctttcacatTGGCCAACGATGCCACTAGGCTAGGGTCGGGCAAGGTCAACaggcttatgactgaattggtacgaaTATAAAGGACGAGATTATATGGTTCCGGAGTATAATTTAGAGCAAGATCTCTGTAAATTTCCTCGTTCACCCTCCCTTGCTTGGCAGATAAAGTTTGTGAGCTCCATCAGAATAACCATGAAACTGTCATCCGTGTATTTGATCTAATAAAGATTTCTATGCCTCGATATATTCCATTAACATCAGGGTATGATCTTGCCATTTACACCTCCCTACTCTAATCTTCTACTCGTAAGTCACTTCTCTTCTCATATTCGGCATCTGCTCCCCAATCCATCGAGACGCTTTGCATGATCTCGGAGAAACATCGAAGACGTAAATAAATCTGGGGTGCCGTCAAATGTCGAATGGAGCTCTTGCTTGACTTCGAACTAATTCGGTATTTCGTCTAGTCGAGCTCAAGGCTTGTCAATACTCAGATGTATAAGATGAAGCATTTAAGAGTTGCAAGTACAGGGAAAAAAGAAGTCGTCAAATTTAAGTAGTGATCGCTTTTGAAAATTGCTCGAGTTTATTTATATGTAGGTCGAGTTTTTAGTCTAGTCAAGCTCAAACAGTTAATACACGAGTTTTGTTTCGAGTTCGGATAATGTGAATCAAGTCAAGCTCAAACTTTACAGCTACTTTCCTTTTTTCGGACTTCTAATCGCCATGTATTTTGTTTTAGAATAAGCTAATTgcgtgtgagattttgtggcATCACTACCAACTATTCTTAAATGCTTCATCTTATTTGTATTAATCTATTAGATGAATACAAATAATTATTCTATTGCTCCCCTCAcacttagtctggtctttttgtcTAGTACTAAGTATGGGAATATCAATTGGGGAGGGAAATGATACTTGGAAAGTTTGAACTAAGGACATCATGCTCTGACACTGTGGTacgtctcacaaaatctcacaggATGCTTTATTAGGTATGATGTCTTAAATGAACGCATTATTTGTATACTCAAATACCCATTATGTTAATCGTCCGCAAGCTTTGAGTCCGTCTTCAGCGCGGATTTCGCTATCTTGCAAATTTTCTTGTTCAGTGCCGCTCAGCTGGAGGAATTTGGTGCTATAGGCATGGTCCTAAGCTCAAGCTCTGTCTTCCCCAGCTAATCGCTGAAGAACAGGTAAGATAGATGTGGCAATTGGTGTTAAGTTAAA
The genomic region above belongs to Rhodamnia argentea isolate NSW1041297 chromosome 6, ASM2092103v1, whole genome shotgun sequence and contains:
- the LOC115734237 gene encoding putative disease resistance RPP13-like protein 1; its protein translation is MPIGELFLGAFLQVLFDRLASPQLLNLARREGIDKLLKKWEKRLKKIDRLLDDAEDKQLTGNAEVESWLEDLRNLAYDIDDLLDEFATKSAENESKAEPGCSTARSLLPSCCFKMSPRAFMFDREMRFKIEEMDQRLKGIITLKDGLNLKENGGQRSAHGRLDTTSLPEACFVSRVDEKREILKLLTAEESAYLKVIPIVGMGGVGKTALAQQVYNDARVTKCFDVKAWACVSDVFDLLAVTKKILETVPGHLSCEGKGLNWLQEKLKEHLAGKKFLVVLDDIWNENYNNWTILLKPFQCGAKGSKIVITTRNFRVAEIARAPPYTLKVLPGKACLTLFALHALGVENFDQHPDLEEYGLKIVEKCQGLPLAVKTLAGLLSFKVSRQEWEDVLNSKIWDPQEGSNDILPALKLSYLHLPSNLRRCFAYCSIFPKDYEIERDELIHWWIAEGLLGGKEGKNRWNTGLKFFNELVSRSLLQKSSSSESLFLMHDLVNDLAKSVAGATHFSSGELEGDQTNASFARHASFIPTDYIAPERFKIYRRMGGLRSFISLRKQSGDDERSCLSQEVLCDLLLALKHLRVLSLSYYYISEVPDCIGRLRHLRHLNLSYTDIETLPMSIAALSNLEWLVLRGCDRLIKLPEGMEKLINLRFLDITDTPKLGAIPHIGNLEGLEMLSNFVVGTENGSGLKELKNLNNLREELCISDLHMVQEAKDANDACLHTKEGLCRLTMRWTEDFAGFRNEELEAKVLDFLRPHRNLENLVIFYYGGLQFPSWLGSPSHVNIVCLRLHGCRRAEALPSLGQLSSLKELYIEGLNAVVRVGPDFYGSNSPFPSLVTLEFKDMPLWEDWIVPS
- the LOC125315459 gene encoding putative disease resistance protein At3g14460 produces the protein MDASPSIISLPSLKELSFGGCNVGVLKRFVNLTSVTALVIEDVAGLTWLSHGFTSSLIKLEMKSCKELMYLWQDRDVIRDLTCLKSLVVQDCPGLVSLAAGEEDTELPVKLETIRVWSCDNLEKLPSKMHALSSLRDLTIKCPKLVSFPETGIPTSVITLRITECKMLQSLPIIGGLSSHPEEPSSSSSSRNNHVDMMSRLQVLTISGCDSLPASPFSEGGFLPATLRELHIMNCRGVESLAEINVDRLQSLQEIDISNCEKLRSLPQDLHTLSHLTSLQLWECPTLELECFPPLPPSISKLHLWGCPKIKALPDQLHRLTCLRDLKISGCESITRFPDGGLPPQLQKLTVYKCGNMKQPVREWLTPLLTSLEWLLIDGSSMGGVREEEDLLLPLPSSLLRLQICGMDNMERLSSSLPPSLRILWISGCPKLRELPPDGLPPSLETLRIDGPSIMKERCMEGTGCYWPLIREIPFVWV